One Halobacterium sp. DL1 DNA window includes the following coding sequences:
- a CDS encoding hypothetical protein (shows similarity to CbiX(S)) — protein MQALVIVGHGSHLNPGSSDPAFAHADTIREAGAFDEVREAFWKEEPSFREVLRTLESEEVFVVPLFISEGYFTEEVIPRELRLDDWDPADWDSDGTDADHVTLRAEDVDKTVHYCGPVGTHDSMSDVIVQRAKSITGDDDVGPGFGLAVVGHGTERNENSAKAIYYHADRIRETGRFEEVQAVFMDEDPEVDDVTEFFDAEDIVVVPLFVADGFHTQEDIPEDMGLTDDYRTGYDVPSEVDGHRIWYSGAVGTEPLVADVVLERAAEAGADVADAIELVRERTGGANAASAGD, from the coding sequence ATGCAAGCGCTGGTCATCGTCGGGCACGGCTCGCACCTCAACCCCGGGTCCTCGGACCCGGCGTTCGCGCACGCCGACACCATCCGCGAGGCGGGTGCCTTCGACGAAGTGCGCGAGGCGTTCTGGAAGGAGGAGCCGTCGTTCCGGGAAGTTCTCCGCACGCTCGAATCCGAGGAGGTGTTCGTCGTCCCGCTGTTCATCTCGGAGGGCTACTTCACCGAAGAAGTCATTCCGCGAGAACTCCGCCTCGACGACTGGGACCCCGCGGACTGGGACTCAGACGGCACCGACGCCGACCACGTCACCCTGCGCGCCGAGGACGTGGACAAGACTGTCCACTACTGCGGCCCGGTCGGCACCCACGACTCGATGAGCGACGTCATCGTCCAGCGCGCGAAGTCCATCACGGGCGACGACGACGTCGGGCCGGGCTTCGGCCTCGCCGTCGTCGGCCACGGCACCGAGCGCAACGAGAACTCCGCGAAGGCCATCTACTACCACGCCGACCGCATCCGCGAGACGGGACGCTTCGAGGAGGTGCAGGCCGTCTTCATGGACGAGGACCCGGAGGTCGACGACGTCACCGAGTTCTTCGACGCCGAGGACATCGTCGTCGTCCCGCTGTTCGTCGCCGACGGCTTCCACACCCAGGAGGACATCCCCGAAGACATGGGCCTCACCGACGACTACCGGACCGGCTACGACGTGCCCAGCGAAGTGGACGGCCACCGCATCTGGTACTCGGGCGCGGTCGGCACGGAACCGCTCGTCGCCGACGTCGTGCTCGAACGGGCGGCAGAGGCGGGCGCCGACGTCGCGGACGCCATCGAACTGGTTCGCGAGCGAACCGGCGGCGCGAACGCCGCGAGCGCGGGGGACTGA
- a CDS encoding surface glycoprotein, whose amino-acid sequence MPTVEINIPDQIEMQIAQLVEQGEFVSREEAVEQLLSSGIRAYKTSGPSDEEDPGLESEGGMMGHDDEYVF is encoded by the coding sequence ATGCCCACCGTCGAAATCAACATCCCGGACCAGATCGAGATGCAGATCGCTCAGCTCGTCGAACAGGGGGAGTTCGTGAGCCGCGAAGAGGCCGTCGAACAGCTGCTGTCCTCGGGCATCCGGGCCTACAAGACGAGCGGACCGTCCGACGAGGAGGACCCGGGTCTGGAGAGCGAGGGCGGCATGATGGGCCACGACGACGAATACGTCTTCTGA
- a CDS encoding aminotransferase DegT, whose protein sequence is MIPIAAPDVGAAERERVLEVLEDGQLADGPVVREFEDEFADFCGAEEAVATTNGTTALHATLEALGVGPGDTVVTTPFSFIASANAIRLAGAEPVFADVEPETLTLDPETVKDVVCRRDDVAAILAVHLYGMPAEMRQLRDIADDHGLALVEDAAQAHGAEYRGEPVGTLGDAACFSFYPTKNMTSGEGGMVTTDHSALADRVRRFCDHGRTSGYDHADVGHNFRMTSLCGAIGRAQLRKLAEYNVARRGNAAYLSDRLEDASVETPAEPRNRRSVYHQYTVRSDDREGLKAHLADAGVQTGVYYPTPIHQQGAYADVRADMPVAERAADRVLSLPVHPALSVQDLDDIADAVESFDAQPTGANVAETGVMDS, encoded by the coding sequence ATGATTCCGATAGCCGCCCCCGACGTCGGTGCCGCCGAGCGCGAGCGCGTCCTCGAAGTGCTCGAGGACGGCCAGCTCGCCGACGGCCCCGTCGTGCGCGAGTTCGAGGACGAGTTCGCCGACTTCTGCGGCGCCGAGGAGGCCGTCGCGACGACGAACGGCACCACTGCCCTCCACGCGACCCTGGAGGCACTCGGCGTCGGCCCCGGCGACACCGTGGTGACGACGCCGTTCTCGTTCATTGCGAGCGCGAACGCCATCCGTCTCGCGGGCGCCGAACCTGTGTTCGCTGACGTCGAACCGGAGACGCTGACGCTCGACCCCGAGACCGTCAAGGACGTCGTCTGTCGCCGCGACGACGTCGCCGCGATTCTCGCGGTCCACCTCTACGGGATGCCCGCCGAGATGCGACAACTCAGGGACATCGCCGACGACCACGGCCTCGCGCTCGTCGAGGACGCCGCGCAGGCCCACGGCGCCGAGTACCGCGGGGAACCCGTCGGCACGCTCGGCGACGCGGCGTGTTTCTCCTTCTACCCGACGAAGAACATGACCTCGGGCGAAGGCGGGATGGTGACGACGGACCACTCGGCGCTCGCCGACCGCGTCCGACGGTTCTGTGACCACGGCCGCACGTCGGGGTACGACCACGCCGACGTCGGCCACAACTTCCGCATGACGAGCCTCTGTGGCGCCATCGGGCGCGCACAGCTCCGGAAGCTCGCGGAGTACAACGTCGCCCGGCGCGGCAACGCCGCCTACCTCAGCGACCGCCTCGAGGACGCCAGCGTGGAGACGCCGGCCGAACCACGGAACCGGCGCTCGGTCTACCACCAGTACACCGTGCGCTCGGACGACCGCGAGGGGCTGAAGGCCCACCTCGCCGACGCCGGCGTCCAGACCGGCGTCTACTACCCGACACCGATCCACCAGCAGGGGGCGTACGCAGACGTTCGCGCGGATATGCCGGTCGCAGAGCGAGCAGCCGACCGCGTACTCTCCTTGCCAGTCCACCCCGCGCTCTCCGTCCAGGACCTCGACGACATCGCCGACGCCGTTGAATCGTTCGACGCCCAACCGACTGGCGCCAACGTCGCCGAAACAGGTGTGATGGACTCGTGA
- a CDS encoding sulfite oxidase — MNAENVTDLYREFGDDRLPPGQRETSKFPVLSKGSTPKWDPETWEFTVRGAVENELTLSFEEFTDLDSVTQRQDFHCVTGWSKFDCEFTGVTFPHLAELAGVRGDATHVMFHALDGYTTNLPLEDCMREEVLFTWAFDSEDLPAEHGGPLRVVTPHKYAYKGAKWVDGVEFLTEPERGYWEKRGYSNTADPWAEDRYS; from the coding sequence ATGAATGCCGAGAACGTGACCGACCTCTACCGGGAGTTCGGCGACGACCGCCTCCCGCCGGGGCAACGCGAGACGTCGAAGTTCCCCGTGCTGTCGAAGGGAAGTACGCCGAAGTGGGACCCCGAGACGTGGGAGTTCACCGTCCGGGGCGCCGTGGAGAACGAACTCACGCTCTCCTTCGAGGAGTTCACTGACCTCGATTCCGTCACCCAGCGACAGGACTTCCACTGCGTCACCGGCTGGTCGAAGTTCGACTGCGAGTTCACGGGCGTCACGTTCCCCCACCTCGCGGAGCTCGCGGGGGTCCGCGGCGACGCGACCCACGTGATGTTCCACGCGCTCGACGGTTACACGACCAACCTCCCCCTCGAGGACTGCATGCGCGAGGAGGTGCTGTTCACCTGGGCGTTCGACAGCGAGGACCTCCCGGCGGAGCACGGCGGCCCGCTCCGCGTCGTCACGCCCCACAAGTACGCCTACAAGGGTGCGAAGTGGGTCGACGGCGTCGAGTTCCTCACCGAACCCGAACGCGGCTACTGGGAGAAGCGCGGCTACTCGAACACCGCCGACCCCTGGGCAGAAGACCGGTACAGCTAG
- a CDS encoding transferase: MTDAAFGPEADVHPDATLGERTDDEPTIGAEPTIRRGTVVYADVEIGDRFTTGHDALVREDTTIGDDVLVGTQAVIDGACTIGDGTRLQTGVYLPANTTVGDRVFFGPHAVLTNDPYPLRTATELVGPTIEDDASIGANATILPGVTVGEGAFVAANAVVTEDVPPETLAVGSPAVHEPLPEELEGGNASR, encoded by the coding sequence ATGACTGACGCCGCATTCGGTCCCGAAGCCGACGTCCACCCAGACGCGACGCTCGGCGAACGAACGGACGACGAGCCGACCATCGGTGCGGAGCCGACCATCCGCAGGGGAACCGTCGTCTACGCCGACGTAGAAATCGGCGACCGGTTCACCACCGGTCACGACGCCCTGGTCCGCGAGGACACCACCATCGGCGACGACGTGCTCGTCGGTACGCAGGCAGTCATCGACGGCGCCTGCACCATCGGCGACGGGACGCGCCTCCAGACGGGCGTCTACCTCCCCGCGAACACGACTGTCGGCGACCGCGTGTTCTTCGGACCGCACGCCGTGCTCACGAACGACCCGTACCCGCTCCGCACGGCGACAGAGCTCGTGGGTCCGACCATCGAGGACGACGCTTCCATCGGCGCGAACGCGACGATCCTCCCAGGCGTCACTGTCGGCGAGGGCGCGTTCGTGGCCGCGAACGCCGTCGTCACCGAGGACGTCCCACCGGAGACGCTGGCGGTCGGCTCGCCGGCCGTCCACGAACCGCTGCCGGAGGAGCTCGAAGGGGGGAACGCGAGCCGATGA
- a CDS encoding ArsR family transcriptional regulator, translated as MSEDSDPTAVLSVLDDEHARAILAAASTQPMSASELSEACDASTATVYRRIDDLTELGLLEESINVRSDGNHHRVYRATLQRFTLELADGEFTTEVECESEDVADRFTRMWEGL; from the coding sequence GTGAGCGAGGACAGCGACCCGACCGCGGTGCTCTCCGTGCTCGACGACGAGCACGCCCGAGCGATCCTCGCTGCCGCCAGCACGCAACCAATGTCCGCCAGTGAACTGAGCGAGGCGTGCGACGCATCGACGGCGACAGTGTACCGCAGAATCGACGACCTCACCGAACTGGGACTGCTAGAGGAGTCGATCAACGTCCGCTCGGACGGCAACCACCACCGCGTCTACCGCGCGACGCTACAGCGGTTCACGCTCGAACTCGCCGACGGCGAGTTCACCACCGAGGTGGAGTGCGAGTCCGAGGACGTCGCCGACCGATTCACGCGCATGTGGGAGGGACTCTGA
- a CDS encoding adenylosuccinate synthetase (catalyzes the formation of N6-(1,2,-dicarboxyethyl)-AMP from L-aspartate, inosine monophosphate and GTP in AMP biosynthesis): protein MTVTIVGAQLGDEGKGGVVDIFGDAADVVVRYQGGDNAGHTVVVGGEEYKLSLVPSGVIRGKTGVLGNGCVVNPETLFEEIDALRERGLDPDVRVARRAHVILPYHRVLDGIEEETKADDDQEIGTTGRGIGPTYEDKVGRRGVRVGDLLDPDVLRDRLEYAVPQKRTLYEDVYGGDAGDEFDVDAIYERCREYGERISEDNMAVNAGEYLADRVDAGEELMLEGAQGTSLDIDHGDYPFVTSSNPTAGYAATGTGLGPTVIGQGEVVGIVKAYLSRVGSGPMPTELDGDLAEYIRDEGGEYGTVTGRPRRVGWLDVPMLRHAARANGFTGLAINHLDVLAGLDELKVGHAYELDGEELLATPASTERWDECEPVFRSFDGWEEFDPQTVADGGYDALPAAAREYVEYLEDELDTPTYVLGVGPGREETVVRQDPFE from the coding sequence ATGACCGTCACTATCGTGGGCGCACAGCTCGGCGACGAGGGCAAGGGCGGTGTCGTCGACATCTTCGGCGACGCCGCGGACGTCGTCGTCCGTTACCAGGGCGGGGACAACGCGGGCCACACCGTCGTCGTGGGCGGCGAGGAGTACAAGCTCTCCCTGGTCCCCTCCGGCGTCATCCGCGGGAAGACCGGCGTGCTCGGCAACGGTTGCGTCGTGAACCCCGAGACCCTGTTCGAGGAGATCGACGCCCTCCGCGAGCGCGGGCTGGACCCCGACGTCCGGGTCGCGCGCCGCGCACACGTCATCCTGCCGTACCACCGCGTCCTCGACGGCATCGAGGAGGAGACGAAGGCCGACGACGACCAGGAGATCGGCACCACCGGCCGCGGCATCGGACCGACGTACGAGGACAAGGTCGGCCGCCGCGGTGTCCGCGTCGGCGACCTGCTCGACCCGGACGTGCTCCGGGACCGCCTGGAGTACGCCGTCCCGCAGAAGCGCACGCTGTACGAGGACGTCTACGGCGGCGACGCGGGCGACGAGTTCGACGTCGACGCCATCTACGAGCGCTGCCGCGAGTACGGCGAACGCATCAGCGAGGATAACATGGCCGTCAACGCCGGCGAGTACCTCGCCGACCGCGTCGACGCCGGTGAGGAACTGATGCTGGAGGGTGCCCAGGGCACCAGCCTCGACATCGACCACGGCGACTACCCATTCGTCACCTCCTCGAACCCGACCGCGGGCTACGCCGCCACCGGAACCGGCCTCGGCCCGACGGTCATCGGACAGGGCGAAGTCGTCGGCATCGTGAAGGCGTACCTCTCCCGGGTCGGTAGCGGCCCGATGCCGACGGAACTGGACGGCGACCTGGCGGAGTACATCCGCGACGAGGGCGGGGAGTACGGTACCGTCACCGGCCGCCCGCGCCGCGTCGGCTGGCTGGACGTCCCGATGCTCCGGCACGCCGCCCGTGCCAACGGCTTCACCGGCCTCGCCATCAACCACCTCGACGTGCTCGCCGGCCTCGACGAACTGAAGGTCGGCCACGCGTACGAACTCGACGGCGAGGAACTGCTCGCGACGCCCGCCAGCACCGAGCGCTGGGACGAGTGCGAGCCAGTCTTCCGGAGCTTCGACGGCTGGGAGGAGTTCGACCCGCAGACGGTCGCGGACGGTGGCTACGACGCGCTCCCGGCCGCCGCCCGCGAGTACGTCGAGTACCTCGAGGACGAACTCGACACGCCGACGTACGTCCTCGGCGTCGGCCCAGGTCGCGAGGAGACGGTCGTTCGCCAGGACCCGTTCGAGTAA
- a CDS encoding nucleotide sugar dehydrogenase, whose amino-acid sequence MSRSLYGSAAAPSTQREWFRTGEVPVAVYGLGKMGLPLAAVYAETSGNVTGVDIDESVVEAVNAGRSHVEREPGLQDLVADLTSRGALSATTDGVEAARDASIHVVIVPTLVDDNNEPDLSAVTSVVSDVASGLSPGDLVVVESTLPPRTSRDVLRPLLEDRSTVASEEFGLAFCPERTASGRALGDIRGAHPKVVGGDDDESTRVAELVYNEIVDNDVIPVSDTTTAEAVKVFEGLYRDANIALANELAKFTDELDIDVREAIDAANTQPFCDLHTPGPGVGGHCIPYYPYFVLNWLHGDAPLVATARRVNDGMPGFVVDTVSEGLAAAHEAEEQNDVYAADGGAVEDATVAVLGLTYRAGVQETRASPGVDICEDLDNRGAEVLAADPLVDAEGVPAEHVELDELADRDLDAAVLATAHAEFDTVDWTTFDPMVVVDGHDALHLSGTDHRVYTVGRGWQ is encoded by the coding sequence GTGAGCCGCTCGCTGTACGGGTCGGCGGCGGCGCCGTCCACGCAGCGTGAGTGGTTCCGCACCGGCGAGGTGCCGGTGGCCGTCTACGGCCTCGGCAAGATGGGGCTGCCGCTGGCGGCCGTCTACGCGGAGACGTCCGGCAACGTGACCGGCGTCGACATCGACGAGTCGGTCGTCGAGGCGGTCAACGCCGGGCGGTCCCACGTGGAGCGCGAACCGGGGCTGCAGGACCTCGTCGCGGACCTCACGAGCCGGGGCGCGCTCTCCGCCACGACGGACGGCGTCGAGGCGGCACGCGACGCGTCCATCCACGTCGTCATCGTGCCGACGCTCGTCGACGACAACAACGAACCCGACCTCTCGGCGGTCACCTCGGTCGTCTCGGACGTGGCCAGCGGGCTCTCGCCGGGCGACCTGGTCGTCGTCGAATCGACGCTCCCGCCGCGAACGAGCAGGGACGTCCTGCGGCCGCTGCTCGAGGACCGCAGCACCGTGGCGAGCGAAGAGTTCGGCCTCGCGTTCTGCCCGGAGCGGACGGCCAGCGGCCGCGCGCTCGGGGACATCCGCGGCGCCCACCCGAAGGTCGTCGGCGGTGACGACGACGAGAGCACGCGGGTCGCGGAACTCGTCTACAACGAGATCGTCGACAACGACGTGATTCCGGTGTCGGACACCACCACCGCGGAGGCCGTGAAGGTGTTCGAGGGGCTCTACCGGGACGCCAACATCGCGCTCGCCAACGAACTCGCGAAGTTCACCGACGAACTCGACATCGACGTGCGTGAGGCCATCGACGCGGCGAACACGCAGCCGTTCTGTGACCTCCACACGCCCGGCCCCGGCGTCGGCGGCCACTGCATCCCCTACTACCCGTACTTCGTGTTGAACTGGCTGCACGGCGACGCGCCGCTCGTTGCGACGGCGCGCCGCGTGAACGACGGGATGCCCGGGTTCGTTGTAGACACCGTCTCGGAGGGGCTGGCCGCCGCCCACGAGGCCGAGGAGCAGAACGACGTCTACGCGGCGGACGGGGGCGCCGTCGAGGACGCGACGGTGGCCGTTCTCGGACTGACCTACCGGGCGGGCGTCCAGGAGACCCGCGCGAGTCCGGGCGTCGACATCTGCGAAGACCTCGACAATCGCGGCGCCGAGGTCCTCGCCGCGGACCCGCTCGTCGACGCCGAAGGGGTGCCCGCAGAGCACGTCGAACTCGACGAACTCGCGGACCGCGACCTCGACGCCGCCGTGCTCGCCACCGCCCACGCGGAGTTCGACACCGTCGACTGGACGACGTTCGACCCGATGGTCGTGGTGGACGGGCACGACGCGCTCCACCTCTCCGGCACGGACCACCGGGTGTACACAGTCGGGAGGGGGTGGCAGTGA
- a CDS encoding oxidoreductase: MSGTQLRAGVIGVGSMGRNHARVYQELSDTKLVGVADADRAAAIRVATEYGTSALDTDVLLDRVDVVSIAVPTPVHATLVEDCIDAGVHALVEKPFVDDPARGRELAAAARAAGVTLQVGHIERFNPAVRTLADIVPNLDVMAVTAERLGPPLDREMESNVVFDLMIHDIDIVRSMLGDDPVSVTASGTAEGDYATACCSFDDGAVASLTASRVTQQKVRRLAVTARECRVTVDYTDQSVEIHRSSTPEYVASDGDIRHRTESVVERPLVENGEPLKHELSAFAEAVREGTEPVVTAEDGVRAVELAQRINELIVTRSATEVPQ, translated from the coding sequence GTGAGCGGCACGCAACTCCGCGCTGGCGTCATCGGCGTCGGGAGTATGGGCCGCAACCACGCGCGGGTCTACCAGGAGCTCTCGGACACCAAGCTCGTCGGCGTCGCCGACGCCGACCGCGCGGCCGCAATCAGGGTCGCGACGGAGTACGGGACGTCCGCGCTGGACACCGACGTGCTCCTCGACCGCGTGGACGTCGTCTCCATCGCGGTGCCGACACCGGTGCACGCGACGCTCGTCGAGGACTGCATCGACGCCGGCGTCCACGCGCTCGTCGAGAAGCCGTTCGTCGACGACCCGGCACGCGGCCGGGAACTCGCGGCGGCCGCGCGGGCCGCCGGGGTCACCCTCCAGGTCGGCCACATCGAGCGGTTCAACCCGGCGGTGCGCACGCTCGCGGACATCGTCCCAAACCTCGACGTGATGGCGGTGACGGCCGAGCGACTCGGCCCGCCGCTCGACCGCGAGATGGAGTCGAACGTCGTCTTCGACCTGATGATCCACGACATCGACATCGTCCGGTCGATGCTCGGCGACGACCCGGTGTCCGTCACCGCCTCGGGAACCGCCGAGGGCGACTACGCCACGGCGTGCTGCTCGTTCGACGACGGCGCGGTGGCGTCGCTGACCGCTAGCCGCGTCACCCAGCAGAAGGTCCGTCGACTGGCGGTGACGGCCCGGGAGTGCCGGGTCACCGTCGACTACACCGACCAGTCAGTCGAGATCCACCGGAGTTCGACGCCGGAGTACGTCGCCTCCGACGGCGACATCCGCCACCGCACGGAGAGCGTCGTCGAGCGCCCGCTGGTCGAGAACGGAGAACCCCTGAAACACGAACTGTCGGCGTTCGCCGAGGCCGTCAGGGAGGGGACCGAGCCGGTCGTGACCGCCGAGGACGGCGTTCGTGCGGTCGAACTGGCCCAGCGAATCAACGAACTCATCGTCACCCGCAGCGCCACGGAGGTGCCGCAGTGA
- a CDS encoding cysteinyl-tRNA synthetase, whose translation MTLYVSNTLSGEREPFEPLDPDSVLVYTCGLTVSDDAHLGHARLWVQSDVVVRWLAKAGYDVRHVQNFTDVNEKIVARTGEDDLGDSEAAVARHYIESVIEDMRALNLDRSEVYPRVSEHVPEIIDLVETLIEEGYAYETDGSVYFDVTTFEDYGKLSGQKVDEVEPQGPEHEQREKRHPADFALWKAGGVDPADANEHRDESLPPLDHESGQTWNSPWGEGRPGWHIECSAMSMTHLDDHIDVHVGGQDLVFPHHENEIAQSEAAAGEPFAKYWLHVRLLETEDEKMSSSLGNYFTVKDAVAEFGADVVRMFLVSTSYTQRQTFSEATVSEAEERWERLERAYDRAVEAADSPDAYATTVDEDLRAAVESARESFTAAMNDDFNSRAAVSALLELATAVNRHADAADSFDYRGLVDAVETFEEFGGDVLGFRFGDADEGGDVTLADDLVELVLEVREEERTAGNYERADELRDHLETLGVTVEDTDDGVSFRR comes from the coding sequence ATGACGCTCTACGTGTCGAACACCCTCTCCGGCGAGCGAGAGCCCTTCGAGCCCCTCGACCCCGACAGCGTGCTCGTGTACACGTGCGGGCTCACGGTCTCCGACGACGCCCACCTCGGGCACGCTCGCCTCTGGGTGCAGTCGGACGTGGTCGTGCGCTGGCTCGCGAAGGCCGGCTACGACGTGCGCCACGTGCAGAACTTCACGGACGTGAACGAGAAGATCGTCGCCCGAACCGGCGAGGACGACCTCGGCGACAGCGAGGCCGCGGTGGCGCGCCACTACATCGAGTCCGTCATCGAGGACATGCGCGCGCTGAACCTCGACCGCTCGGAGGTCTACCCCCGCGTCTCCGAGCACGTCCCCGAGATAATCGACCTCGTGGAGACGCTGATCGAGGAGGGCTACGCCTACGAGACCGACGGCTCCGTCTACTTCGACGTCACAACCTTCGAGGACTACGGGAAGCTCTCGGGCCAGAAGGTCGACGAGGTGGAGCCACAGGGCCCCGAACACGAGCAGCGCGAGAAGCGCCACCCCGCGGACTTCGCGCTCTGGAAGGCGGGCGGCGTCGACCCCGCGGACGCCAACGAACACCGCGACGAGTCCCTGCCGCCGCTGGACCACGAGTCCGGCCAGACCTGGAACTCCCCCTGGGGCGAGGGCCGCCCAGGCTGGCACATCGAGTGCTCCGCGATGAGCATGACCCACCTCGACGACCACATCGACGTCCACGTCGGCGGTCAGGACCTCGTCTTCCCCCACCACGAGAACGAGATCGCCCAGAGCGAGGCGGCCGCCGGCGAACCGTTCGCGAAGTACTGGCTCCACGTCCGCCTGCTGGAGACCGAGGACGAGAAGATGAGTTCGAGCCTCGGCAACTACTTCACCGTGAAGGACGCCGTCGCGGAGTTCGGTGCGGACGTCGTGCGGATGTTCCTCGTCTCGACGTCGTACACGCAGCGACAGACGTTCTCGGAGGCCACCGTCTCGGAGGCCGAGGAGCGCTGGGAGCGCCTCGAACGCGCCTACGACCGCGCCGTCGAGGCGGCGGACAGCCCCGACGCCTACGCGACTACCGTCGACGAGGACCTGCGGGCGGCCGTCGAGTCCGCGCGCGAGTCGTTCACCGCCGCGATGAACGACGACTTCAACAGCCGCGCGGCGGTGAGCGCACTGCTCGAACTCGCCACCGCAGTGAACCGGCACGCCGACGCCGCCGACAGCTTCGACTATCGCGGGCTCGTGGACGCCGTCGAGACGTTCGAGGAATTCGGTGGCGACGTCCTCGGCTTCCGCTTCGGCGACGCGGACGAGGGCGGCGACGTCACGCTGGCGGACGACCTGGTGGAACTGGTCCTGGAGGTCCGCGAGGAGGAGCGGACCGCCGGAAACTACGAGCGAGCGGACGAACTCCGCGACCACCTCGAGACGCTCGGGGTCACCGTCGAGGATACGGACGACGGCGTCTCGTTTCGACGCTGA
- a CDS encoding isochorismate synthase, whose translation MSSLSGESTVHGPVVSRSARVADVSYRAFLASRDPPRIHWADPDGLELSGAGAAAAVTASGAERFDAVRKWADRLFAESDHDGPDVARPRLLGGFAFFDDHEAGGAWAGFPAAQFVLPEVQLTSAGDETWLTVTRAGTDVDPSNVEAALDDAQAAVESLPAMKPGGPHPGVDRTSPTPEKEVWCEQVADALDRIESGDLQKVVLATALRADLAGPVEPRDLLERLRQRYSECFRFLVEPTDDAAFLGATPERLVTLHGNVVETAALAGSVGRGDTPAEDARLAERLRESDKLRHEQRLVTDAIADCLDAFGDVTVSDRGVRRLSNIQHLETPIRADVDESTHVLDVVEGLHPTPAVNGLPPAAALATIRETETFDRGWYAAPVGWFDADGDGTFGVGLRSAVTADRTVTLFAGNGIVADSDPEAEWEEVQLKYRPILDELE comes from the coding sequence ATGAGTTCTCTGTCCGGCGAATCGACCGTCCACGGGCCGGTCGTGAGCAGGAGCGCCCGGGTGGCGGACGTCTCCTACCGGGCGTTCCTCGCGTCGCGGGACCCGCCCCGCATTCACTGGGCGGACCCCGACGGCCTCGAACTGTCGGGCGCGGGCGCGGCGGCCGCCGTCACCGCGTCGGGCGCCGAGCGCTTCGACGCGGTACGCAAGTGGGCGGACCGACTGTTCGCCGAGTCCGACCACGACGGCCCCGACGTCGCCCGACCGCGCCTCCTCGGTGGGTTCGCCTTCTTCGACGACCACGAGGCCGGCGGAGCGTGGGCCGGGTTCCCCGCCGCGCAGTTCGTCCTCCCGGAGGTCCAGTTGACCAGTGCGGGCGACGAGACGTGGCTGACGGTGACGCGCGCGGGAACGGACGTGGACCCCTCGAACGTCGAGGCCGCCCTCGACGACGCCCAGGCTGCCGTCGAGTCGCTCCCGGCGATGAAGCCCGGCGGCCCGCACCCCGGCGTCGACCGCACGTCGCCGACCCCCGAGAAGGAAGTGTGGTGCGAGCAGGTCGCCGACGCCCTCGACCGCATCGAGTCGGGCGACCTGCAGAAGGTCGTGCTCGCGACGGCACTGCGCGCGGACCTGGCCGGCCCCGTCGAACCCCGGGACCTGCTCGAACGCCTCCGGCAGCGCTACTCGGAGTGCTTCCGTTTCCTCGTCGAACCGACCGACGACGCGGCGTTCCTTGGCGCCACGCCCGAACGACTCGTCACGCTGCACGGCAACGTCGTGGAGACGGCGGCGCTCGCGGGGTCGGTCGGGCGCGGCGACACCCCCGCCGAGGATGCGCGCCTCGCCGAACGCCTGCGCGAGAGTGACAAACTCCGCCACGAGCAGCGCCTCGTCACGGACGCCATCGCCGACTGCCTCGACGCGTTCGGGGACGTCACTGTCAGCGACCGGGGCGTCCGCAGACTGTCGAACATCCAGCACCTCGAGACGCCCATCCGCGCAGACGTCGACGAGTCGACCCACGTCCTCGACGTGGTCGAAGGCCTGCATCCGACGCCCGCAGTGAACGGCCTGCCCCCCGCCGCGGCGCTCGCCACCATCCGCGAGACGGAGACGTTCGACCGTGGCTGGTACGCCGCCCCAGTCGGCTGGTTCGACGCCGACGGCGACGGGACGTTCGGCGTCGGCCTCCGGTCGGCCGTCACCGCCGACCGCACCGTCACGCTGTTCGCGGGCAACGGCATCGTCGCGGACAGCGACCCCGAGGCCGAGTGGGAGGAGGTACAACTGAAGTACCGCCCCATCCTCGACGAACTCGAATGA